One genomic region from Ornithinicoccus hortensis encodes:
- the infB gene encoding translation initiation factor IF-2: protein MAKVRVYELAKELGVESKQLLAHLKEQGEFVRSASSTIEPPVVRKIRENPPAAAKTAADTKSEKSPASATPKAKPGAAKPGAAASPAAPATPAKPGARPGPAAPKPGAGSTDKSPAPTPGPVATPSEQPAAAAAPAETPAPASERPAAEQSTPAPEAATPSRPEAPRPGAKPGPRPGNNPFAPSQGMRSGRGSDRGDRGDRGDRGGSPRPGNNPFASSQGMPRPGGSRTGQAGSGGPRPGGPRPAAPRPGGARPNPGMMPDRAAVPRPGERPARGGAGGRGRGAPGGGPGGGPGGGPGGYRGGGGRPGGGPRGRGGTQGAFGRGGGRVRGRKSKRAKRQEFEQMQAPTIGGVSVPRGNGATITVRRGASLSDFADKINADPAALVTVLFHLGEMATATQSLDEDTFGVLGAELGYDIRVVSPEEEERELFSSFGLDLEAEAEAETDEELQPRPPVVTVMGHVDHGKTRLLDAIRKADVGSGEAGGITQHIGAYQVRTEHEGDERAITFIDTPGHEAFTAMRARGAKVTDIAILVVAADDGVMPQTIEALNHAQAADVPVVVAVNKVDVDGANPQKVRQQLTEYNLIAEEYGGETMFVDVSAKQGQNIDSLLEAVLLTADAALDLRANPDKDARGVAIEANLDRGRGAVATVLVQQGTLRVGDAIVAGAAHGRVRAMLDEHGATVAEAGPSRPVQVLGLASVPRAGDTFLVAPDDRTARQIAEKREAADRQASLAKARKRISLEDLNEALAAGKVETLNLILKGDVSGSVEALEDALLQIDVGDEVDLRIIDRGVGAITLNNINLALASDAVILGYNVRAEGQNAEVADREGVEIRYYGVIYQAIEDIENALKGMLKPEYEEVETGSAEIREIFRSSKFGNVAGSIVRSGEVRRGAKARITRNGVVITEGLEIAGLRRFKDDVTEVREGFECGINLGSFNDIQVDDLITTYEMREIPRS, encoded by the coding sequence GTGGCCAAGGTTCGGGTCTATGAGCTCGCCAAAGAGCTCGGAGTCGAGAGCAAGCAACTACTCGCGCACCTGAAGGAGCAGGGCGAGTTCGTCCGGTCGGCGTCGTCGACCATCGAGCCCCCTGTCGTCCGGAAGATCCGCGAGAACCCCCCGGCAGCGGCGAAGACCGCGGCCGACACCAAGAGTGAGAAGTCGCCGGCTTCGGCGACCCCGAAGGCCAAGCCCGGCGCAGCCAAGCCCGGCGCGGCAGCCTCGCCCGCCGCCCCGGCGACCCCGGCCAAGCCGGGTGCCCGTCCGGGTCCGGCCGCGCCCAAGCCCGGCGCGGGGAGCACCGACAAGAGCCCGGCACCCACGCCCGGGCCGGTCGCTACCCCGTCCGAGCAGCCGGCCGCCGCCGCGGCACCCGCCGAGACGCCGGCCCCGGCGTCCGAGCGTCCCGCGGCCGAGCAGAGCACGCCCGCGCCGGAGGCCGCGACCCCGAGTCGCCCCGAGGCCCCGCGTCCCGGTGCCAAGCCGGGCCCGCGCCCGGGCAACAACCCGTTCGCACCCAGCCAGGGCATGCGCAGCGGCCGCGGCAGCGACCGTGGGGACCGGGGTGACCGCGGTGACCGGGGCGGCTCGCCGCGCCCGGGCAACAACCCGTTCGCCTCCAGCCAGGGCATGCCGCGCCCGGGTGGCAGCCGCACCGGCCAGGCCGGTTCCGGTGGCCCCCGTCCCGGCGGTCCGCGCCCGGCTGCCCCGCGTCCCGGCGGCGCCCGCCCCAACCCGGGCATGATGCCGGACCGGGCGGCTGTCCCGCGTCCTGGCGAGCGTCCGGCCCGCGGCGGTGCCGGTGGTCGGGGCCGTGGCGCTCCCGGCGGTGGCCCGGGCGGCGGACCCGGCGGTGGCCCCGGGGGCTACCGCGGTGGCGGCGGCCGTCCCGGTGGTGGCCCCCGCGGGCGTGGCGGCACCCAGGGTGCGTTCGGTCGCGGAGGCGGCCGGGTGCGTGGGCGCAAGTCCAAGCGCGCGAAGCGTCAAGAGTTCGAGCAGATGCAGGCGCCCACCATCGGTGGCGTCAGCGTCCCGCGCGGCAACGGCGCGACCATCACGGTGCGTCGCGGAGCGTCCCTGTCCGACTTCGCCGACAAGATCAATGCCGACCCGGCAGCGCTGGTGACCGTGCTGTTCCACCTCGGTGAGATGGCCACGGCGACCCAGTCGCTGGACGAGGACACCTTCGGGGTGCTCGGGGCCGAGCTGGGTTACGACATCCGCGTGGTGTCCCCGGAGGAGGAGGAGCGCGAGCTCTTCAGCTCCTTCGGGCTGGACCTGGAGGCCGAGGCCGAGGCGGAGACCGACGAGGAGCTGCAGCCGCGGCCGCCGGTCGTGACCGTCATGGGTCACGTCGACCACGGTAAGACGCGGCTGTTGGACGCGATCCGCAAGGCCGACGTCGGCTCCGGCGAGGCCGGTGGCATCACCCAGCACATCGGTGCCTACCAGGTGCGCACCGAGCACGAGGGCGACGAGCGTGCGATCACCTTCATCGACACCCCGGGTCACGAGGCGTTCACCGCCATGCGTGCCCGTGGTGCCAAGGTGACCGACATCGCGATCCTCGTGGTCGCCGCCGACGACGGCGTGATGCCGCAGACCATCGAGGCGTTGAACCACGCCCAGGCGGCCGACGTGCCGGTCGTGGTCGCGGTCAACAAGGTCGACGTCGACGGTGCGAACCCGCAGAAGGTCCGCCAGCAGCTGACCGAGTACAACCTGATCGCCGAGGAGTACGGCGGCGAGACCATGTTCGTGGACGTGTCGGCCAAGCAGGGTCAGAACATCGACAGCCTGCTCGAGGCCGTGCTGCTCACCGCGGACGCGGCCCTGGACCTGCGGGCCAACCCGGACAAGGACGCCCGCGGCGTCGCGATCGAGGCGAACCTGGACCGCGGTCGCGGTGCGGTCGCCACGGTCCTGGTGCAGCAGGGCACGCTGCGCGTCGGCGACGCGATCGTCGCCGGTGCCGCGCACGGCCGTGTCCGGGCGATGCTGGACGAGCACGGCGCCACCGTGGCGGAGGCGGGCCCGTCCCGTCCGGTGCAGGTGCTGGGTCTTGCCTCGGTGCCCCGGGCCGGTGACACCTTCCTGGTGGCCCCGGACGACCGGACCGCCCGGCAGATCGCCGAGAAGCGGGAGGCTGCCGACCGGCAGGCCTCGCTGGCCAAGGCCCGCAAGCGGATCAGCCTGGAGGACCTCAACGAGGCCCTGGCCGCCGGCAAGGTCGAGACGCTGAACCTGATCCTCAAGGGCGACGTCTCCGGCTCGGTCGAGGCGCTGGAGGATGCCCTGCTGCAGATCGACGTCGGCGACGAGGTCGACCTGCGGATCATCGACCGTGGCGTCGGCGCGATCACCCTCAACAACATCAACCTGGCGCTGGCCTCGGATGCCGTCATCCTGGGCTACAACGTCCGGGCCGAGGGCCAGAACGCCGAGGTCGCCGACCGCGAGGGCGTGGAGATCCGCTACTACGGCGTGATCTACCAGGCGATCGAGGACATCGAGAACGCGCTCAAGGGCATGCTGAAGCCGGAGTACGAGGAGGTCGAGACCGGGTCCGCCGAGATCCGCGAGATCTTCCGGTCCTCCAAGTTCGGCAACGTGGCCGGGTCGATCGTGCGCAGCGGCGAGGTCCGTCGCGGCGCCAAGGCCCGGATCACCCGCAACGGCGTGGTCATCACCGAGGGCCTGGAGATCGCCGGTCTGCGGCGCTTCAAGGACGATGTCACCGAGGTCCGCGAGGGCTTCGAGTGCGGTATCAACCTGGGTTCGTTCAACGACATCCAGGTCGACGACCTGATCACCACCTACGAGATGCGGGAGATCCCGCGCTCCTGA
- the rbfA gene encoding 30S ribosome-binding factor RbfA codes for MADPARARKVAERIKVLVAQGLEVLVKDPSLGFVTITDVRVTGDLQNATVFYTVMGDEDQRSTTAEVLETYRGRLRSHVGKGLGIRLTPTLEFILDALPEDAAHLDDVMRRAQERDAELAAARERAAYAGEADPYRKPRQAEDAGDVRGDGS; via the coding sequence ATGGCTGACCCCGCCCGCGCCCGCAAGGTCGCCGAACGGATCAAGGTGCTGGTGGCCCAGGGGTTGGAGGTGCTCGTCAAGGACCCGTCGCTCGGGTTCGTCACGATCACCGACGTCCGGGTGACCGGTGACCTGCAGAACGCCACCGTCTTCTACACCGTGATGGGGGACGAGGACCAGCGCAGCACCACGGCGGAGGTGCTCGAGACCTACCGGGGCCGGTTGCGCTCCCACGTCGGCAAGGGCCTGGGGATCCGGTTGACGCCGACCCTGGAGTTCATCCTGGACGCGCTGCCCGAGGACGCCGCCCACCTCGACGACGTGATGCGTCGTGCGCAGGAACGGGACGCCGAGCTCGCCGCGGCCCGGGAGCGCGCGGCCTACGCGGGCGAGGCGGACCCCTACCGCAAGCCCCGCCAGGCGGAGGACGCCGGGGACGTGCGTGGCGACGGGTCCTGA
- the truB gene encoding tRNA pseudouridine(55) synthase TruB, producing the protein MATGPDRPDTGRAAPAEPTGDGLLLIDKPAGWTSHDVVGRSRRLCGTRRVGHAGTLDPMATGLLVLGVNRATKLLTFLVGADKTYTATIRLGQRTVTDDAEGEVTAVSDTGAVTDARVDDAVATLTGPIEQVPSAVSAIKVDGKRSYARVRAGEEVALAARPVTVHTFTVHDRRRGAGADGTAYLDLDVTVGVSSGTYVRALARDLGEALGVGGHLTALRRTRVGGYTLDRAVTLEDLARDGAGTHLIPLARAAADAFDTRELTEPEARALGYGQRIDSAVPGRTAPVAGLGPDGDLVAMLDERAPRARSLVVFAAR; encoded by the coding sequence GTGGCGACGGGTCCTGACCGCCCCGACACCGGCCGCGCCGCGCCCGCAGAACCGACCGGTGACGGTCTGCTCCTGATCGACAAGCCGGCCGGCTGGACCAGCCACGACGTCGTCGGGCGCTCCCGGCGGCTCTGCGGCACCCGCCGGGTCGGGCACGCGGGGACGCTGGACCCGATGGCGACCGGCTTGCTGGTCCTGGGCGTGAACCGGGCCACCAAGCTGCTGACCTTCCTGGTCGGCGCCGACAAGACCTACACCGCCACCATCCGGCTGGGGCAGCGCACCGTCACTGACGACGCCGAGGGGGAGGTGACCGCCGTCAGCGACACCGGCGCGGTCACCGACGCCCGGGTCGACGACGCCGTCGCGACCCTCACCGGGCCCATCGAGCAGGTGCCCAGCGCGGTCAGCGCGATCAAGGTCGACGGCAAACGCTCGTATGCCCGGGTCCGGGCCGGTGAGGAGGTCGCCCTGGCGGCCCGCCCGGTCACCGTGCACACTTTCACCGTCCACGACCGGCGCCGGGGCGCCGGTGCCGACGGCACGGCATACCTCGACCTCGACGTCACGGTCGGGGTCAGCTCCGGCACCTATGTGCGCGCGCTGGCCCGGGACCTCGGGGAGGCGCTCGGCGTCGGCGGGCACCTGACCGCCCTGCGCCGGACCCGGGTGGGTGGCTACACCCTGGACCGGGCGGTGACGCTGGAGGACCTGGCCCGCGACGGCGCCGGCACCCACCTGATCCCGCTCGCGCGGGCGGCGGCCGACGCCTTCGACACCCGTGAGCTCACCGAGCCGGAGGCGCGGGCGCTCGGCTACGGCCAGCGGATCGACTCCGCCGTCCCCGGCCGCACCGCCCCCGTGGCCGGCCTGGGGCCGGACGGTGACCTGGTGGCCATGCTCGACGAGAGGGCACCCCGGGCGCGTAGCCTCGTGGTGTTCGCCGCCCGTTAG
- a CDS encoding bifunctional riboflavin kinase/FAD synthetase, whose protein sequence is MHRWNALEDIPADFGPSVVTLGNFDGVHRGHRAVLSRVVDLAAARDARAVAVTFEPHPVAVLHPERAPERITGAEHRLDLLAESGLDATLVLEFTREFALLTPEEFVRQVFVEALRAVVVVVGVDTRFGVHNSGDVDTMRDLGRELGFEVVTLEPVGGPGQGATRAWSSTRLRQVLAEGDVRAAADILGRHHRVSGMVVHGHHRGRELGYPTANLATDSEGLVPADGVYAGWVERLGLPPGDPDRRMPAAISVGTNPTFDDVLVRTVEAYVLDRTDLDLYDEVVAVDFVAHLRGNLKFDSVQELLEQMARDVAVSRSMLQQ, encoded by the coding sequence GTGCACCGCTGGAACGCCCTGGAGGACATCCCTGCCGACTTCGGCCCGAGCGTGGTGACCCTGGGGAACTTCGACGGGGTGCACCGCGGGCACCGGGCGGTGCTGTCCCGGGTGGTCGACCTGGCCGCGGCGCGGGACGCGCGGGCCGTCGCGGTCACCTTCGAGCCGCACCCGGTCGCGGTCCTGCACCCCGAGCGGGCCCCCGAGCGGATCACCGGCGCGGAGCACCGACTGGACCTGCTGGCCGAGTCGGGCCTGGACGCGACCCTGGTCCTGGAGTTCACCCGCGAGTTCGCCCTGCTGACCCCGGAGGAGTTCGTCCGGCAGGTCTTCGTCGAGGCGCTGCGGGCCGTGGTGGTCGTGGTGGGCGTGGACACCCGGTTCGGGGTGCACAACTCCGGTGACGTGGACACCATGCGGGACCTCGGCCGGGAGCTCGGCTTCGAGGTGGTCACCCTGGAGCCGGTGGGCGGGCCCGGCCAGGGCGCCACCCGCGCCTGGTCCTCGACCCGGCTGCGCCAGGTCCTCGCCGAGGGTGACGTGCGCGCGGCCGCCGACATCCTGGGGCGGCACCACCGGGTCAGCGGGATGGTCGTGCACGGGCACCACCGGGGCCGGGAGCTGGGCTACCCGACCGCCAATCTGGCCACCGACAGCGAGGGCCTGGTCCCCGCGGACGGCGTGTATGCCGGGTGGGTGGAACGTCTCGGGCTGCCCCCGGGCGACCCGGACCGCCGGATGCCGGCCGCCATCTCGGTCGGCACGAACCCCACCTTCGACGACGTCCTGGTGCGCACCGTCGAGGCCTATGTCCTGGACCGCACCGACCTGGACCTGTACGACGAGGTCGTCGCCGTCGACTTCGTGGCCCACCTCCGGGGCAACCTGAAGTTCGACTCGGTGCAGGAGCTCCTGGAGCAGATGGCCCGCGACGTCGCGGTGAGCCGATCCATGCTCCAGCAGTGA
- the rodA gene encoding rod shape-determining protein RodA — protein sequence MRFLRADWGLYVAALGLSLVGAVLVWSATHHTVGPALAVRHLINTTIGLGLALVLVRTDVRWLRAAAPWVYLAGLAGLLLVLSPLGVTVNGSRSWIHLPGGFSLQPAELSKIALVIGLAMILAEGRDRQRPPRAREVLTAWVLAGIPIGLILLQPDLGTALVLGFLTIGVVAASGAARGWTVAAVAGVVAAVWAALAVPLLEDYQVDRLLAFLDPELDPEGIGYQTRQVRLAIGSGGWEGAGLGEGLQTQGGFIPYQYTDFIFSVAGEELGFWGAAGLVALLGFLIVRALWVALHSEDRFGRLVAVGVASWFAFQTFQNIGMNLGVMPVTGLPLPFLSYGGSSMFACWLAIGLLACAQNTPTRR from the coding sequence ATGCGGTTCCTGCGGGCCGACTGGGGCCTGTATGTCGCGGCGCTGGGCCTGTCGCTGGTCGGCGCCGTCCTGGTCTGGTCCGCCACGCACCACACCGTCGGCCCCGCCCTGGCCGTCCGGCACCTGATCAACACCACGATCGGGCTGGGCCTCGCGCTGGTGCTGGTCCGCACCGACGTGCGGTGGCTGCGGGCGGCGGCGCCGTGGGTCTACCTCGCCGGGCTGGCCGGGTTGCTGCTGGTGCTCAGCCCCCTGGGCGTGACCGTCAACGGCAGCCGGTCCTGGATCCACCTGCCCGGCGGCTTCTCGCTGCAGCCGGCCGAGCTGTCCAAGATCGCGCTGGTGATCGGCCTGGCGATGATCCTCGCCGAGGGACGGGACCGGCAGCGCCCACCCCGCGCGCGCGAGGTGCTCACCGCCTGGGTGCTCGCCGGCATACCGATCGGGCTGATCCTGTTGCAACCCGACCTGGGCACCGCCCTCGTCCTCGGGTTCCTCACCATCGGGGTGGTCGCGGCCTCCGGCGCCGCCCGCGGGTGGACGGTCGCGGCGGTCGCGGGGGTGGTGGCCGCGGTGTGGGCGGCGCTGGCCGTGCCGCTGCTCGAGGACTACCAGGTGGACCGGCTGCTGGCCTTCCTGGACCCGGAGCTGGACCCCGAGGGCATCGGCTACCAGACCCGCCAGGTGCGGCTCGCGATCGGCTCGGGGGGGTGGGAGGGCGCCGGGCTGGGAGAGGGCCTGCAGACCCAGGGCGGCTTCATCCCCTACCAGTACACCGACTTCATCTTCTCGGTCGCAGGGGAGGAGCTCGGGTTCTGGGGCGCCGCCGGCCTGGTCGCGCTCCTGGGCTTCCTCATCGTGCGCGCCCTGTGGGTCGCGCTGCACAGTGAGGACCGGTTCGGGCGGCTGGTGGCCGTCGGGGTGGCCAGCTGGTTCGCCTTCCAGACCTTCCAGAACATCGGGATGAACCTGGGGGTGATGCCGGTGACCGGCCTCCCGCTGCCGTTCCTGAGCTACGGCGGGTCCTCGATGTTCGCCTGCTGGCTGGCCATCGGGCTGCTGGCGTGCGCGCAGAATACCCCTACCCGTCGGTAG
- a CDS encoding AMP-dependent synthetase/ligase has translation MARAARDEQFDQAVIDDRAPSVGHLFRDRVAKSAGEVAFQYPDGDQWASLTWAQTADRAYALAAGLVDLGVEPEERVALASSTRLEWVLSDLAVMCVGAATTTIYPTTLAGDVAYIVADSGSRVVIAEDDAQVAKLLSRKEELGDLLAIVVIDGEGDGDRVLTFAELEERGRARLEQEPELIDQRIDGLTPDHLATIIYTSGTTGRPKGVRLPHSAWTYEAASVDAIKILGSDDLQYLWLPLAHVFGKVLLVLPLQIGFPTAVDGRVDKIVDNLAVVKPTFMGAAPRIFEKAYGKITTMIAEEGGVKAKLFDWAFGVGGQAADARAAEKPVGGLLGLQHTLADKLVLSKIRERFGGRIRFFISGSAALNQDVARWFDSAGLLILEGYGLTETSAASFVNRPVEGSYQFGSVGWPLPGTEVRIADDGEILLRGPGVTTGYHKLDDVTRESLDEDNWFHTGDIGELDDNGFLRITDRKKDLFKTSGGKYVAPSAIESMFKGICPYASQLVIEGDGRNFVSALITLDPDAIQGWAEHRGMTGRSYAEIVGSPEAREMVQGYVDELNTKLNRWEQVKQFIILDHDLSIEEGDLTPSMKLKRRVVTAKYKDQLDTLYGG, from the coding sequence ATGGCCCGTGCGGCGAGGGATGAGCAGTTCGACCAGGCGGTGATCGACGACAGGGCCCCGAGCGTGGGCCACCTGTTCCGCGACCGCGTGGCCAAGTCGGCGGGGGAGGTCGCCTTCCAGTACCCCGATGGGGACCAGTGGGCGTCGTTGACCTGGGCGCAGACCGCCGACCGTGCCTACGCGCTCGCGGCCGGGCTGGTGGACCTGGGGGTCGAGCCGGAGGAGCGGGTGGCCCTGGCCAGCTCCACCCGGCTGGAGTGGGTGCTCTCCGACCTCGCCGTGATGTGCGTCGGAGCGGCCACCACCACCATCTACCCCACCACCCTGGCCGGGGACGTGGCCTACATCGTCGCCGACTCCGGCAGCCGCGTGGTGATCGCCGAGGACGACGCCCAGGTGGCCAAGCTGCTGTCCCGCAAGGAGGAGCTGGGGGATCTGCTGGCCATCGTGGTGATCGACGGGGAGGGCGACGGCGACCGGGTGCTGACCTTCGCCGAGCTGGAGGAGCGCGGCAGGGCCCGGCTCGAGCAGGAGCCGGAGCTGATCGACCAGCGCATCGACGGGCTGACCCCCGACCACCTGGCGACCATCATCTACACCTCCGGGACCACCGGGCGCCCCAAGGGGGTCCGGCTGCCGCACTCCGCGTGGACCTACGAGGCCGCCTCGGTGGATGCCATCAAGATCCTGGGCAGCGACGACCTGCAGTACCTGTGGCTGCCGTTGGCGCACGTCTTCGGCAAGGTCCTGCTCGTGCTGCCCCTGCAGATCGGGTTCCCCACGGCGGTCGACGGCCGGGTCGACAAGATCGTGGACAACCTCGCCGTCGTCAAGCCCACCTTCATGGGCGCCGCCCCGCGGATCTTCGAGAAGGCCTACGGCAAGATCACGACCATGATCGCCGAGGAGGGCGGGGTCAAGGCCAAGCTCTTCGACTGGGCCTTCGGCGTCGGCGGTCAGGCCGCCGACGCCCGCGCGGCCGAGAAGCCGGTGGGTGGGCTGCTGGGGCTCCAGCACACGCTCGCCGACAAGCTGGTGCTGAGCAAGATCCGGGAACGCTTCGGCGGCCGGATCCGCTTCTTCATCTCCGGGTCCGCCGCCCTCAACCAGGACGTGGCACGCTGGTTCGACTCCGCCGGCCTGCTGATCCTCGAGGGCTACGGCCTCACCGAGACCAGCGCCGCCAGCTTCGTGAACCGCCCGGTGGAGGGCAGCTACCAGTTCGGCAGCGTCGGCTGGCCGCTGCCCGGCACCGAGGTGCGGATCGCCGACGACGGGGAGATCCTGCTCCGGGGCCCCGGGGTCACCACGGGCTACCACAAGCTCGACGACGTGACCCGCGAGTCGCTGGACGAGGACAACTGGTTCCACACCGGCGACATCGGTGAGCTGGACGACAACGGCTTCCTGCGGATCACCGACCGCAAGAAGGACCTGTTCAAGACCTCCGGCGGCAAGTACGTCGCCCCGTCCGCCATCGAGTCGATGTTCAAGGGCATCTGCCCCTACGCCAGCCAGCTGGTGATCGAGGGCGACGGGCGCAACTTCGTCTCGGCGCTGATCACCCTGGACCCGGACGCGATCCAGGGCTGGGCCGAGCACCGGGGCATGACCGGCCGCTCCTACGCCGAGATCGTCGGCTCCCCGGAGGCCCGGGAGATGGTCCAGGGCTACGTCGACGAGCTGAACACCAAGCTCAACCGGTGGGAGCAGGTCAAGCAGTTCATCATCCTCGACCACGACCTGTCGATCGAGGAGGGCGACCTGACCCCGAGCATGAAGCTGAAGCGACGGGTCGTCACCGCCAAGTACAAGGACCAGCTGGACACGCTCTACGGCGGGTGA
- a CDS encoding TIGR03960 family B12-binding radical SAM protein has product MTATTQRSARAPGASVYADLEPLLEQVSKPVQYVGGELNSQVKDWHVGGHGPDGAELTARWALMYPDAYEVGLPNQGVMILYEVLNEQPDVLAERTYAVWPDLEALMREHGVPQFTVESHRAVADFDVLGLSFSTELCYTNMLTALDLAGIPLHAADRTDEHPIVLAGGHAAFNPEPIADFIDAAVIGDGEEAVLAASRIITAWKAEGRPGGRTGLLTRLAATGGVYVPAFYDVEYLADGRIKRVVPNRSGVPWRVSKHTVMDLDAWPYPKQPLVPVAESVHERMSVEIFRGCTRGCRFCQAGMITRPVRERSITGIGQMVQRGLDATGYEEVGLLSLSSADHSEIGDIAKGLADRYEGTNTGLSLPSTRVDAFNIDLANELTRNGRRSGLTFAPEGGSERLRKVINKMVSEEDLIRTVAAAYGAGWRQVKLYFMCGLPTETDEDVLQIAELAKKVIDTGRQVSGRRDIRCTVSIGGFVPKPHTPFQWAAQLGPEETDARLLKLREAIRADRRYGSAIGFRYHDGQPGLVEGLLSRGDRRIGAVIEQVWRAGSRFDGWSEHFSYERWMSAAAEALADLPVDVAWYTTRERDEVEVLPWDHLDSGLDKEWLWEDWLDALDENEVEDCRWTPCFDCGVCPQMNTEIQIGPTGKKLLPLSVL; this is encoded by the coding sequence ATGACAGCCACGACGCAGCGGTCCGCGCGCGCCCCGGGCGCGTCCGTCTACGCCGACCTCGAGCCGCTCCTGGAGCAGGTCAGCAAGCCGGTGCAGTATGTCGGCGGCGAGCTGAACTCGCAGGTCAAGGACTGGCATGTCGGCGGCCACGGGCCCGACGGCGCAGAGCTGACAGCCCGCTGGGCGCTGATGTATCCGGACGCCTACGAGGTCGGCCTGCCCAACCAGGGCGTGATGATCCTCTACGAGGTGCTCAACGAGCAGCCGGACGTCCTGGCCGAGCGCACGTATGCCGTGTGGCCGGACCTGGAGGCCCTGATGCGCGAGCACGGGGTGCCCCAGTTCACCGTCGAGTCGCACCGGGCCGTGGCCGACTTCGACGTGCTCGGGCTCTCCTTCTCGACCGAGCTCTGCTACACCAACATGCTCACCGCCCTGGACCTGGCCGGCATCCCGCTGCACGCGGCGGACCGGACCGACGAGCACCCGATCGTGCTTGCGGGCGGTCACGCCGCCTTCAACCCCGAGCCGATCGCCGACTTCATCGACGCCGCCGTGATCGGCGACGGCGAGGAGGCGGTGCTGGCCGCCAGCCGGATCATCACCGCCTGGAAGGCCGAGGGGCGCCCCGGCGGCCGGACCGGCCTGCTGACCCGCCTCGCCGCGACCGGCGGGGTGTACGTCCCGGCGTTCTACGACGTGGAGTACCTGGCGGACGGCCGGATCAAGCGGGTCGTGCCCAACCGCAGCGGGGTCCCGTGGCGGGTCTCCAAGCACACCGTGATGGACCTTGACGCCTGGCCCTACCCCAAGCAGCCGTTGGTGCCGGTGGCCGAGTCGGTGCACGAGCGGATGAGCGTGGAGATCTTCCGCGGCTGCACCCGTGGCTGCCGCTTCTGCCAGGCCGGCATGATCACCCGTCCGGTGCGCGAGCGCTCGATCACCGGGATCGGGCAGATGGTGCAGCGCGGGCTGGACGCGACCGGGTACGAGGAGGTGGGCCTGCTGTCGCTGAGCTCGGCCGACCACTCCGAGATCGGGGACATCGCCAAGGGCCTCGCGGACCGCTACGAGGGCACCAACACCGGGCTGTCGCTGCCCTCGACCAGGGTCGACGCGTTCAACATCGACCTGGCCAACGAGCTGACCCGCAACGGTCGTCGCTCTGGCCTCACCTTCGCCCCCGAGGGCGGGAGCGAGCGGCTGCGCAAGGTGATCAACAAGATGGTCTCCGAGGAGGACCTGATCCGCACCGTCGCCGCGGCATACGGGGCCGGGTGGCGCCAGGTGAAGCTCTACTTCATGTGCGGCCTGCCCACCGAGACCGACGAGGACGTCCTGCAGATCGCCGAGCTGGCCAAGAAGGTCATCGACACCGGCCGTCAGGTCAGCGGTCGCCGGGACATCCGGTGCACCGTCTCCATCGGCGGCTTCGTGCCCAAGCCGCACACCCCCTTCCAGTGGGCCGCGCAGTTGGGGCCGGAGGAGACCGATGCACGGCTGCTGAAGCTGCGGGAGGCGATCCGTGCCGACCGGCGCTACGGCTCGGCGATCGGGTTCCGCTACCACGACGGGCAGCCGGGGCTGGTCGAGGGCCTGCTGTCCCGGGGCGACCGCCGGATCGGCGCGGTCATCGAGCAGGTATGGCGTGCCGGCTCACGGTTCGACGGGTGGAGCGAGCACTTCTCCTACGAGCGGTGGATGTCCGCAGCCGCGGAGGCGCTGGCGGACCTGCCGGTCGACGTCGCCTGGTACACCACCCGGGAGCGCGACGAGGTCGAGGTGCTGCCGTGGGACCACCTGGACTCCGGGCTGGACAAGGAGTGGCTCTGGGAGGACTGGCTGGACGCCCTCGACGAGAACGAGGTCGAGGACTGCCGGTGGACCCCGTGCTTCGACTGCGGCGTCTGCCCCCAGATGAACACCGAGATCCAGATCGGCCCCACCGGCAAGAAGCTGCTGCCCCTCAGCGTCCTCTGA